One Heptranchias perlo isolate sHepPer1 chromosome 39, sHepPer1.hap1, whole genome shotgun sequence DNA segment encodes these proteins:
- the LOC137304873 gene encoding zinc finger and BTB domain-containing protein 12-like — translation MASDDVLRFHFPNHEVTILKRMNQLRLEERFCDVTVLVDRLRFPGHRVVLAACSPFLRDQFHMNPSQEVQVFPMTGAQIVLRLLLSCYTGVLEFPFNDILDYLTAASCLQMEHVVEKCRQSLSPRIGPRVTSGEGGETGEEQRPGTPQIASSSERGAEGEKGLGVRAPQEDVVKVESEQRADFAETARAEDICIRKVESLADCMGGRSRGGGCGKPRGGVAGAETTNGLEPDPRIHSTVGGAAESTAPGGGYSDNGAPYDMSEVMISDDFQEEDYESSASEECRSSGFSGSFYRPADELPLNAPHPHPAGQLVGQGGKEGEAGGPALCSECGAPFEHREHLASHMVVHKLYMCLLCGKVFKKNARLAQHINVHTGFKPYCCAICGRTFTQKRSLKDHMNVHNGDSPHCCNYCDMRFTHYSTLRVHLRDQHGKTTTRNLENKPAEISLVVP, via the coding sequence ATGGCGTCCGATGACGTGCTGCGATTCCACTTCCCGAACCACGAGGTGACCATCCTGAAGCGGATGAACCAGCTGCGGCTGGAGGAGCGTTTCTGCGACGTGACGGTGCTGGTCGACCGGCTGCGGTTCCCGGGCCACCGGGTGGTGCTGGCCGCCTGCTCCCCCTTCCTGCGCGACCAGTTCCACATGAACCCCTCGCAGGAGGTGCAGGTTTTCCCCATGACCGGAGCCCAGATCGTGCTGCGGCTGCTGCTCTCCTGCTACACCGGGGTGCTGGAGTTTCCCTTCAACGACATCCTGGACTACCTGACGGCCGCCAGCTGCCTCCAGATGGAGCACGTGGTGGAGAAGTGCCGGCAATCGCTGTCGCCGCGGATCGGGCCGCGCGTGACGTCGGGGGAGGGCGGCGAGACGGGGGAGGAGCAACGTCCCGGGACCCCGCAGATCGCCTCCTCGTCGGAGCGGGGGGCCGAGGGTGAGAAGGGTCTCGGCGTCAGAGCGCCGCAGGAGGACGTGGTGAAAGTGGAGTCAGAGCAGCGGGCGGACTTTGCCGAGACGGCCAGGGCCGAAGACATTTGCATCCGGAAGGTGGAGTCTCTGGCTGACTGCATGGGCGgccggagccggggcgggggctGCGGCAAGCCCCGCGGTGGGGTGGCAGGGGCCGAGACCACCAACGGACTGGAGCCCGACCCTCGTATCCACTCCACCGTGGGGGGCGCGGCCGAGAGCACCGCCCCCGGGGGCGGCTACTCCGACAACGGCGCCCCCTACGACATGTCGGAGGTGATGATCTCCGACGACTTTCAGGAGGAGGACTACGAGAGCTCGGCCAGCGAGGAGTGCCGGAGCAGCGGCTTCTCCGGCAGCTTCTACCGGCCGGCCGACGAGCTCCCCCtcaacgccccccacccccacccagccgGCCAGCTCGTGGGGCAGGGGGGCAAGGAGGGGGAGGCCGGGGGCCCGGCCCTCTGCTCCGAGTGCGGGGCCCCCTTCGAGCACCGCGAGCACCTGGCCTCCCACATGGTCGTCCACAAGCTGTACATGTGCCTGCTCTGCGGCAAGGTCTTCAAGAAGAACGCCCGGCTGGCCCAGCACATCAACGTCCACACCGGCTTCAAGCCGTACTGCTGCGCCATCTGCGGCCGGACCTTCACCCAGAAGCGCTCGCTCAAGGACCACATGAACGTGCACAACGGCGACTCGCCCCACTGCTGCAACTACTGCGACATGCGCTTCACCCACTACAGCACCCTGAGGGTCCACCTCCGCGACCAGCACGGCAAGACCACCACCCGCAATCTGGAGAACAAGCCGGCCGAGATCAGCCTGGTGGTGCCTTAG
- the LOC137304872 gene encoding tigger transposable element-derived protein 3-like, producing MAKFAAKNKELTLAEKMKVIEALSGPKISQRLLGRRFGVSQPQICRIIKNKEQLVSEWRNHVNPGRKRRRDGKAPPVEDALLRWFGQARAAGETVTGPAMKQAARSLAAALGREGFWPSNGWLSRFKMRHNIAFGGPRGRRRGGDGRGRAPTAQRGYPPGDVYCCAQAAVCLGGTGGALEALLCASADGGDKRRLLVAGRGPEPLCLRGLDARALPADYLSGGEGLTAERFDAWLADFDREMGRQGRRVAVIAEAGRGPPARPPALGNVRLLSPPPGPSPARGIASHFEHLCRGRQAAGGFAGQFTALDALHLMACAWRDVPAGTIAGCFRGARLDGGAGEPAAGVPQELFDRSGQTDAGAARGAKSEGPETPCPTAAHALECLAGLRRFFESRGGSDGVYRKVYSLEDEVVQLAAGGPGDIAEWPRKSDARSDPG from the coding sequence ATGGCGAAGTTTGCCGCCAAGAACAAGGAGCTGACGCTGGCGGAGAAGATGAAGGTGATCGAGGCGCTGAGCGGCCCCAAGATCTCGCAGCGTCTGCTGGGCAGGCGCTTCGGCGTCTCGCAGCCCCAGATCTGCCGCATCATCAAGAACAAGGAGCAGCTGGTCAGCGAGTGGCGGAACCACGTCAACCCGGGCCGCAAGCGCAGGCGGGACGGGAAGGCGCCGCCGGTGGAGGACGCGCTGCTGCGGTGGTTCGGCCAGGCCCGCGCCGCCGGGGAGACGGTCACCGGGCCGGCCATGAAGCAGGCGGCACGGAGCCTGGCGGCCGCCCTGGGGCGCGAGGGATTCTGGCCGAGCAACGGCTGGCTGTCCCGGTTCAAGATGAGACACAACATCGCCTTTGGCGGCCCgcggggcaggaggaggggcggggacggGCGCGGACGGGCGCCGACCGCGCAGAGGGGCTACCCCCCGGGCGACGTTTACTGCTGCGCGCAGGCCGCCGTCTGCCTCGGGGGCACGGGCGGGGCTCTGGAGGCCTTGCTGTGCGCCAGCGCAGACGGCGGCGACAAGCGGAGGCTGCTGGTGGCGGGGAGGGGCCCGGAGCCGCTGTGCCTCCGGGGGCTCGACGCGCGGGCGCTGCCGGCCGACTACCTGAGCGGGGGCGAGGGGCTCACCGCCGAGCGCTTTGACGCCTGGCTGGCCGACTTCGACCGGGAGATGGGGCGCCAGGGGCGGAGGGTGGCGGTCATCGCCGAGGCGGGCCGCGGCCCCCCCGCGCGCCCGCCCGCCCTCGGCAACGTGCGGCTGCTCTCCCCGCCTCCCGGCCCCTCCCCGGCCCGGGGTATCGCCAGCCACTTTGAGCACCTGTGCCGCGGCCGCCAAGCGGCGGGGGGCTTCGCCGGGCAGTTCACCGCGCTCGACGCCCTGCACCTGATGGCCTGCGCCTGGCGGGACGTGCCGGCCGGGACGATCGCCGGCTGCTTCCGCGGGGCCCGCCTGGACGGAGGGGCCGGAGAGCCGGCGGCCGGCGTTCCCCAGGAGCTATTCGACCGGTCGGGGCAGACGGACGCCGGCGCGGCCCGGGGCGCCAAGAGCGAGGGGCCCGAGACGCCCTGCCCCACCGCCGCCCACGCCCTGGAGTGCCTCGCTGGGCTGCGCCGATTCTTCGAAAGCCGCGGCGGCTCGGACGGCGTTTACCGGAAGGTTTACTCCCTGGAGGATGAGGTCGTGCAGCTCGCCGCCGGAGGACCGGGCGACATCGCCGAGTGGCCGAGGAAGAGCGACGCCCGGTCCGACCCCGGGTAA